AATGGTTCAGAGGTTATAGGGTCAGTTAAAGACCTGAAGAATGTTATTTCCACTAAATTAATTGACCGGGTGATTATAACCGTATCCCCCCGGCATTATGAACTTCTGGAATCAATAGTGGAAACCTGTGAGAAATGTGGAGTGCGGGCAGAGATCGTGCCAGATTATTACAGGTACATGCCAGCCACACCACATATTGACGTGATAGAAGGCATTCCCTTCATCCAGATCCGCCAGGTGCCCCTGGATAACCTATTTAACAGATTTATAAAGAGATTTTTCGACATAATCCTGGTGGTTCCAGCTATCATAATCCTGTCTCCCCTCCTTGTTATAACTGCCATACTGGTAAAGATAACTTCCCCTGGCCCAATAATCTTCAAACAGGAAAGGTTGGGACTTAACAAGGAAAGCTTTTACATGTACAAATTTCGCAGTATGAAGGTTCATGACACAGAAGGGGAGAAATTTCAGTGGACCACGAAAGATGACCATCGTAAAACAAGGTTTGGTTCATTTATCAGAAAAACCAGTATTGATGAGTTGCCACAGTTTTTCAACATATTAAAAGGGGAAATGAGTTTAATCGGTCCCAGACCGGAACGTCCTCCTTTAGTAGATAAATTCAGAGAAGAAGTTCCAAAATACATGATCAAACACCATGTTCGTCCAGGAATGACGGGTTGGGCCCAGGTGAACGGTTATCGTGGTAACACATCTATTTTCAAAAGGATCGAACATGACATTTACTACGTGGAAAACTGGAGATTGTCCCTGGATATTGTAATATTTTTCAGAACTCTATTCAATCTATTCCGGGATAAAAATGCATATTAACAAACATATTAAAAAATAGGAATTGTTTCAGCTCACATTAAGCTTCACAATTCGTGTTTGATAGGGGTTCTGGTCAGGAAGCTTGTAAAGAAGGAATTCTATGTTCCTTTCCCCGGGTATTCCTGCTGTGAGATCAACTGGAATTTCCATTTTTTGATTATGTTCAAGGGAAACGTTTTCCTGTTTTAGGATGGAGTTATTTGTTCTCACCACTATGCTGTAGTTAACTGTGGATCCTTCTTGGTTCACCAAGACCATGGTTAAACTAGTTTGTTCTCCGGAGACAAGGTTGAGAGTATAACCACCAGCATTTGAATCCAGATCTTTGATATAAAAGCTAGTGGCATTTGTTGCACTGCCATTGGTGTTAAAATCTTCCGAATTTATTAAGGTGTAAGCAGCAGTGCCAATGGTCAGGAGAATACAGATAATAAGGAATATACCCAGCGTTTTATCCAGTTTGGGAACACGGATTCTTCTGTTCACCGGTAATTTTCTCATTTTTAAAACGGTTATGAAACATAACAATAGACTGAAAATAGCTAAAACAATGAGTATGAGTTCTAAATGAATGCCCCATCGGGTATAATTAAAGATTAAACCAATTATGGAAGTTAAAATCAAACTTGAACCGAAACTCAGTGCTAAACGTTCAATTAATTCCAGATCGTCATTTTTAGGAAACATCACTGCCAGTAACAAGTACCCTGGTATTAAACATACAAAAAGACTACCTGGAACCATCCAGACAGGTGTTTTATTTAAAGGAGGAACTAAAACAGTAATTATCATCAGCAAACTCAGTAGAATGTAAATTATCAGATTTTTATCCCATAACTTATGTGATTTTAAAGGAATTAATTCTTCGGCAGATTCTTCTATTTTCGGCCTAAAATGCTTTATCCTCATCATATAAGCCGTAACCGCGACTAATGCAGTAATTATCGATATAAACCATGTTAAATCTCTAAAATGCAAGCCCAATGGTGAAATTTTCAGCATCAGACTGATTAAAATAACTAGGAACATACTAAACATTGTAATTAAAAATGGTTTTCTTAAAAGACCAGTAGAATCTTCTTCAGGATAAATTAAAGACATCAATGAATATCCTGAAAGTACAATTATCAATATGAATAGAAA
The window above is part of the Methanobacterium petrolearium genome. Proteins encoded here:
- a CDS encoding undecaprenyl-phosphate glucose phosphotransferase, whose amino-acid sequence is MIRENQRLFNLLLIIIDILIISFSLVLAWYIRFETDLLGFSKGIWGFNHYMMPLIFIIPSYIFLYYAFGLYTPQRTQKNILSEAFRIINANIIGLLFITTLLFAFELTDYSRYLLAMFALFSTSFSILERFGVRQSLKFIRSRGHNIKYILIIGAGELGRKVSHTISQNEYMGYRIVGFLDDNLEKNEKVNGSEVIGSVKDLKNVISTKLIDRVIITVSPRHYELLESIVETCEKCGVRAEIVPDYYRYMPATPHIDVIEGIPFIQIRQVPLDNLFNRFIKRFFDIILVVPAIIILSPLLVITAILVKITSPGPIIFKQERLGLNKESFYMYKFRSMKVHDTEGEKFQWTTKDDHRKTRFGSFIRKTSIDELPQFFNILKGEMSLIGPRPERPPLVDKFREEVPKYMIKHHVRPGMTGWAQVNGYRGNTSIFKRIEHDIYYVENWRLSLDIVIFFRTLFNLFRDKNAY
- a CDS encoding DUF1616 domain-containing protein — protein: MKGTSSKDLLLIFVLSSIIAIFTSTQPFNIFILDIFLFILIIVLSGYSLMSLIYPEEDSTGLLRKPFLITMFSMFLVILISLMLKISPLGLHFRDLTWFISIITALVAVTAYMMRIKHFRPKIEESAEELIPLKSHKLWDKNLIIYILLSLLMIITVLVPPLNKTPVWMVPGSLFVCLIPGYLLLAVMFPKNDDLELIERLALSFGSSLILTSIIGLIFNYTRWGIHLELILIVLAIFSLLLCFITVLKMRKLPVNRRIRVPKLDKTLGIFLIICILLTIGTAAYTLINSEDFNTNGSATNATSFYIKDLDSNAGGYTLNLVSGEQTSLTMVLVNQEGSTVNYSIVVRTNNSILKQENVSLEHNQKMEIPVDLTAGIPGERNIEFLLYKLPDQNPYQTRIVKLNVS